A genomic region of uncultured Roseibium sp. contains the following coding sequences:
- a CDS encoding SWIM zinc finger family protein, with product MPATDKTYRYSAASGFLANAGETRLSLAADGGVSPSNSGQFLSARACYPDITAKGLRAVSETVAARYYVPPAMLARILREADPVATVSPGAVRFEGFSACCSAYARMDLTPDALEISHSRNGTTNVDFGAELRGALANVGREADFHLDIGEGGIGITRDAKTIVERKVPLPLRWVRGFAEVQVVQAQMQLFAHLPRVAAQRFLRALPRGKDDSVQWVSATGGVARLSSRRVEGALMLRGSHRLRILEAMVSRSNGMDVFSAPATGASAWSLDFGSQRFWLVLNAEPWRGFSGDGGTLSGLAASSGDTVANVRAQLNWQDRIDVETLASATGLETDTVENALADLAARGLVGFDLGQDGYFHRVLPFDLAPLDDLNPRLKAARELCETSAVTMTPSGAEVAGKDVVHTVARDGEGWRCTCPWFAKHGRQRGPCKHMLAVEMQLERSA from the coding sequence TTGCCCGCGACCGACAAAACCTATCGATATTCGGCAGCTTCCGGGTTCCTGGCGAATGCGGGTGAAACCCGCCTGTCCCTCGCGGCTGACGGCGGTGTGTCACCGTCGAATTCCGGACAATTCCTCAGTGCCCGCGCGTGCTATCCCGACATCACCGCCAAGGGGCTGCGCGCGGTTTCAGAGACGGTGGCCGCACGCTACTACGTTCCGCCCGCCATGCTCGCAAGGATCCTGCGCGAGGCCGATCCGGTGGCAACCGTCAGCCCCGGCGCCGTTCGCTTCGAGGGCTTTTCCGCATGCTGCAGCGCTTATGCCAGGATGGATCTGACACCGGATGCACTGGAGATCAGTCACTCCCGGAACGGAACCACGAATGTCGATTTCGGCGCTGAATTGCGGGGTGCGCTGGCAAATGTCGGCAGGGAGGCGGACTTCCACCTCGATATCGGGGAAGGCGGCATCGGCATCACGCGAGATGCCAAGACCATTGTCGAGCGCAAGGTACCGCTGCCGTTGCGCTGGGTCAGGGGATTTGCCGAGGTCCAGGTTGTCCAGGCGCAGATGCAGCTATTCGCTCACCTGCCGCGCGTCGCCGCACAACGTTTCCTTCGCGCCCTGCCCCGCGGCAAGGACGACAGCGTGCAGTGGGTAAGCGCGACCGGCGGTGTTGCCAGACTGTCTTCGCGACGGGTCGAGGGCGCGCTCATGTTGCGTGGCAGTCACCGGCTGCGGATTCTGGAAGCAATGGTCAGCCGCTCCAATGGCATGGACGTTTTCAGTGCGCCGGCGACAGGCGCAAGCGCATGGTCGCTCGATTTCGGTAGCCAGCGTTTCTGGCTGGTTCTGAACGCGGAACCCTGGCGTGGTTTTTCAGGCGACGGCGGCACCCTCTCGGGCCTGGCAGCGTCGTCGGGTGACACGGTTGCAAATGTCCGCGCGCAGCTCAACTGGCAGGACAGGATCGATGTTGAGACACTGGCGTCCGCGACCGGGCTTGAGACGGATACGGTCGAAAACGCGCTTGCTGACCTTGCCGCCAGAGGCCTTGTCGGTTTCGATCTCGGCCAGGACGGGTATTTCCACCGGGTTCTTCCTTTTGATCTTGCGCCGCTGGATGATCTCAACCCGCGGCTGAAGGCAGCGCGGGAGCTCTGTGAAACTAGTGCCGTGACCATGACCCCGTCCGGAGCAGAGGTTGCAGGCAAAGACGTGGTCCACACAGTCGCGCGGGACGGAGAAGGCTGGCGCTGCACCTGTCCGTGGTTTGCCAAACATGGCCGTCAAAGAGGGCCCTGCAAGCATATGCTTGCGGTCGAAATGCAGCTTGAGAGGTCGGCATGA